One window of the Eucalyptus grandis isolate ANBG69807.140 chromosome 6, ASM1654582v1, whole genome shotgun sequence genome contains the following:
- the LOC104450327 gene encoding glucan endo-1,3-beta-D-glucosidase, whose product MANPHLPPLSLLLLLLLLGSAHGVSAVGVNYGTIGNNLLPPKKVAQLLQSTLIDRVKIYDSNPDILDAFSNTGIDLVVAVENPLVANLSKDPSAAAEWLASRVAPFLPATSVVSVAVGNEYLTSGDDKLEPNDVVQAMQNLHAALVARGLDRKIKVSTPHSMAVLAASFPPSSSTFAMTLLPTMTSIVQFLADTGAPFMINAYPYFAYRDNPSSVDLEYALLGNKTTVRDPKGYVYTNMLDAQIDAVRSAIGALGFGNRSIEITVSESGWPSKGEDGDKAATPENARTYNTRLIERAQANRGTPMRKEERVEIFVFALFNENKKEGGVAERNFGLFAGDGSKAYDVELSCQFCSGGVSGFGEKAAGSSGVALRGPSVWCVAKPHAEEGVLQAVVDFCCGAGGVDCREVYEGGDCYAPEKVHAHASYAMNAYYQMHGRNYWNCDFKGTGLVTFSDPSYGRCRYSQQ is encoded by the exons ATGGCGAACCCCCACCTCCCACcgctctccctcctcctcctcctcctccttctcggcTCGGCCCACGGCGTCTCCGCCGTCGGCGTCAACTACGGCACCATCGGCAACAACCTTCTCCCGCCGAAGAAGGTGGCGCAGCTCCTCCAGTCCACCCTCATCGACCGCGTCAAGATCTACGACTCCAACCCGGACATCCTCGACGCCTTCTCCAACACCGGCATCGACCTCGTCGTCGCCGTCGAGAACCCCCTCGTCGCCAACCTCAGCAAGGACCCCTCCGCCGCGGCCGAGTGGCTCGCCTCCCGCGTCGCCCCCTTCCTCCCGGCCACGTCCGTCGTCTCCGTCGCCGTCGGCAACGAGTACCTCACCTCCGGCGACGACAAGCTCGAGCCCAACGACGTGGTCCAGGCGATGCAGAACCTGCACGCGGCGCTGGTGGCGCGCGGCCTCGACCGCAAGATCAAGGTCTCGACGCCCCACAGCATGGCCGTGCTTGCGGCGTCGTTCCCCCCGTCCTCGTCCACCTTCGCGATGACTCTGCTCCCGACCATGACCTCGATCGTGCAGTTCCTCGCCGACACCGGCGCTCCGTTCATGATCAACGCGTACCCCTACTTCGCTTACCGCGACAACCCCAGCTCCGTCGACCTGGAGTACGCATTGCTCGGGAACAAGACGACCGTCCGCGATCCGAAGGGGTACGTGTACACGAACATGCTGGACGCGCAGATCGACGCCGTGAGGTCGGCGATCGGGGCGCTGGGGTTCGGGAACCGGTCGATCGAGATCACGGTGTCGGAGTCGGGGTGGCCGTCGAAGGGAGAGGACGGGGACAAGGCGGCGACGCCGGAGAACGCGAGGACGTACAACACGAGGCTGATAGAGAGGGCGCAGGCGAACAGGGGGACGCCgatgaggaaggaggagagggtGGAGATCTTCGTGTTCGCGCTGTTCAACGAGAACAAGAAGGAAGGCGGCGTCGCCGAGAGGAACTTCGGGCTGTTCGCCGGCGACGGGTCGAAGGCGTACGACGTGGAGCTGAGCTGCCAGTTCTGCAGCGGCGGAG TGTCGGGGTTCGGAGAGAAAGCGGCTGGGAGCAGTGGCGTGGCCCTGAGGGGGCCGTCGGTGTGGTGCGTGGCGAAGCCGCACGCGGAGGAGGGGGTGCTGCAGGCGGTGGTGGACTTCTGCTGCGGCGCCGGCGGAGTGGACTGCAGGGAGGTGTACGAGGGAGGGGACTGCTACGCGCCGGAGAAGGTGCACGCGCACGCGTCCTACGCCATGAACGCCTACTACCAGATGCACGGGAGGAACTACTGGAACTGCGACTTCAAGGGCACCGGCCTCGTCACGTTCAGCGACCCCA GTTACGGAAGATGCCGGTACTCTCAGCAGTAG
- the LOC104450328 gene encoding uncharacterized protein LOC104450328 → MAAVSCPSRPMSKPADGFSFGTSLKTPSQFRPGCKSLSFASNYVGKVKVCTSRKLTVQASNRDGGRSGNTGIFIGGFVLGGIVMGTLGCVYAPQISMALAGTDKKELMKKLPKFIYDEDKALEKTRKVLAQKIAQLNSAIDDVSAQLQPGDTPNGAAVPSDEVEAST, encoded by the exons ATGGCTGCAGTCTCGTGCCCGTCGAGGCCAATGAGCAAACCTGCAGACGGCTTCTCATTCG GGACGTCTCTGAAGACACCAAGCCAATTTAGACCAGGCTGCAAGAGTCTATCGTTCGCTTCAAATTATGTGGGCAAAGTGAAAGTCTGCACTTCTCGGAAACTCACTGTTCAGGCTAG TAATAGAGATGGTGGAAGGTCTGGCAACACAGGCATTTTCATTGGTGGCTTTGTTCTTGGAGGAATTGTAATGGGCACACTTGGTTGTGTGTATGCACCTCAG ATCAGCATGGCATTAGCTGGAACTGACAAAAAGGAATTAATGAAGAAACTACCGAAATTCATTTACGATGAAGACAAGGCTTTAGAG AAAACGAGGAAAGTTCTGGCACAGAAGATTGCGCAGCTGAACTCTGCTATCGATGATGTCTCAGCACAACTCCAGCCCGGAGATACACCAAACGGTGCAGCTGTTCCTTCTGACGAGGTGGAAGCTTCTACATGA